One window of Trichoderma breve strain T069 chromosome 3, whole genome shotgun sequence genomic DNA carries:
- a CDS encoding myotubularin-like phosphatase domain-containing protein, giving the protein MEAKKIIERVQGINGGQTATGTLTLTDFHMVFSATIEPPEQQGQEPAPPPKKRERWITYPMLSHCTFRPTPPSSRQAPSIRIQCRDFTFIAFNFTSTEVAREAYDHIKCRTCKLGTVQNLFAFSHKPSKMEKEVNGWNLYDPRAEFRRQGISEKLPDKGWRITNINQDYSFCDTYPAVLVVPSKISDNVLKYAKEFRSRNRIPALSYIHPINNCTITRSSQPLAGITRRTNVQDEKLVAASFSASAEVSTSTVMLETQLTETERYEDELISKSAALYDDKTGKRLIYGAQQNNLIVDARPTINAIMNQVQGMGSEPMDKYKFAQKIFLNIDNIHIMRNSLLKVVEALKDADLSPLPPNRELLHQSNWLRHIHDILDGSALIARQVGIRHSHVLIHCSDGWDRTSQLSALSQIMLDPYYRTIDGFIVLIEKDWLSFGYMFRLRSGHLNSEDWFTIQKDAFAGLKVQPGENDGRTDAFQNVISGAKRFFTSNKEDAADLATMGEGASGQVVDEEATSPKMISPVFHQFLDCMYQLLRQNKTRFEFNERFLRRLLYHSYSCQYGTFLYNSEKQRKDAGVAEKTSSVWDYFLCRRAEFTNPDYDPTIDDHIKGKERIILPRLEEVRWWHQLFGRTEDEMNGALNAAAIAESDRQAAVSSLNYPSVARVEEAPDSSAPSPRPPSLSTSQSALTAVETAHTILTPEDRQAALQHSVSADGMSAFAALRDGIAGLNISKAVMSNFGRPAEPATEPIAQDSTPPISRDQEMREMT; this is encoded by the exons ATGGAGGCCAAAAAG ATCATCGAGCGCGTCCAGGGCATCAACGGCGGCCAGACGGCCACAGGCACGCTGACGCTGACCGACTTCCACATGGTCTTCAGCGCGACCATCGAACCGCCAGAgcaacaaggccaagagccGGCACCTCCGCCAAAGAAACGCGAACGATGGATCACGTATCCCATGCTCTCCCACTGCACTTTCCGGCCGACCCCTCCGTCTTCCCGCCAGGCCCCGTCCATACGCATCCAATGCCGAGACTTTACCTTTATCGCCTTCAACTTCACCTCCACCGAAGTGGCCAGAGAGGCCTATGACCACATCAAGTGTCGGACTTGCAAGCTTGGCACCGTACAGAACCTCTTTGCCTTTAGCCACAAGCCgtccaagatggagaaggaggtcaACGGCTGGAATCTCTATGACCCCAGAGCAGAGTTTCGCCGGCAGGGCATCAGTGAAAAGCTCCCCGACAAAGGCTGGAGgatcaccaacatcaatcaGGACTATAGCTTTTGCGATACCTACCCGGCCGTTCTCGTCGTGCCCTCCAAGATTTCCGATAATGTCCTCAAGTACGCAAAGGAATTTCGCTCGAGAAACCGGATACCTGCCCTCTCATACATCCACCCCATTAATAACTGTACCATTACAAGAAGCTCCCAGCCCCTGGCAGGCATTACCAGGAGGACCAACGTTCAAGACGAAAAGCTCGTTGCTGcctccttctcagcctcg GCAGAGGTGTCCACCAGCACCGTTATGCTGGAGACGCAGCTGACGGAAACTGAGCGATACGAGGACGAACTCATCTCGAAATCTGCTGCCCTCTATGACGACAAGACTGGCAAGCGGCTCATCTATGGCGCTCAGCAGAACAATCTGATCGTTGACGCCCGTCCCACAATCAATGCTATAATGAATCAGGTACAGGGGATGGGCTCGGAACCTATGGACAAGTATAAATTCGCACAGAAAATCTTCCTTAACATTGACAACATTCACATCATGCGCAACTCTTTGCTCAAGGTGGTGGAGGCGCTCAAGGATGCCGACCTGTCTCCTCTGCCTCCCAACCGCGAGCTTCTACACCAGAGCAACTGGCTGAGACACATTCACGATATCCTCGACGGGTCAGCCCTCATTGCTCGCCAGGTTGGCATCAGACACTCGCACGTCTTGATCCACTGCTCAGACGGCTGGGATCGTACCAGCCAACTGAGTGCCTTGTCCCAAATCATGCTGGACCCCTATTATCGCACTATCGAcggcttcatcgtcctcataGAGAAAGATTGGCTGTCCTTTGGCTACATGTTTAGGTTACGCTCGGGCCATCTCAATTCAGAGGATTGGTTTACCATTCAGAAAGACGCATTCGCTGGTCTCAAGGTTCAACCCGGAGAGAACGACGGCCGGACTGACGCCTTCCAAAACGTCATTAGTGGTGCTAAACGATTCTTTACCTCAAATAAGGAAGATGCCGCCGATCTCGCCACTATGGGTGAGGGTGCCAGCGGTCAAGTGGTGGACGAGGAAGCCACCTCGCCCAAGATGATTAGTCCGGTTTTCCACCAGTTCCTCGACTGCATGTACCAGCTGCTGCGGCAGAACAAGACTCGCTTTGAGTTCAACGAACGCTTCCTCCGGCGCCTGCTATACCACTCGTACTCGTGCCAATATGGAACCTTCTTGTACAACTccgagaagcagagaaaagatgccGGCGTGGCGGAAAAGACGTCTTCCGTGTGGGACTACTTCCTCTGCCGGAGAGCCGAATTCACCAACCCAGACTACGACCCGACAATTGATGACCACATCAAGGGGAAAGAGCGCATCATTCTGCCGCGTCTTGAAGAGGTTCGATGGTGGCATCAGCTGTTTGGCAGGACCGAGGACGAAATGAACGGGGCcctcaacgccgccgccattgcgGAAAGCGACAGGCAGGCCGCCGTCTCGAGCCTCAACTACCCCAGCGTTGCCCGAGTCGAAGAGGCCCCGGACTCTTCAGCTCCGAGCCCAAGGCCGCCCAGCCTCTCCACAAGTCAGTCGGCTCTCACAGCGGTGGAGACTGCACACACCATCCTGACGCCTGAGGATAGACAGGCCGCCCTGCAGCACAGCGTGTCCGCTGATGGGATGAGCGCATTTGCCGCCCTACGCGATGGCATCGCTGGGCTAAACATAAGCAAGGCCGTTATGTCCAACTTTGGCCGCCCAGCTGAGCCTGCTACCGAGCCCATTGCGCAAGACTCGACACCGCCCATTTCTCGCGATCAAGAGATGCGAGAGATGACATAG
- a CDS encoding b3/4 domain-containing protein produces MPTISVDKYKLYEALGRKFTTAEFEDLCFEFGIELDEDTEDEERPIVNGEQEPPQLKIEIPANRYDMLCFEGIALNLNIFLGRTKPPNYRVVEPKDGILQTITVSPETSKVRPYVSGAILRNIKFTKDRYESFIALQDKLHQNLARQRTLVSIGTHDLDTIKGPFTYEALPPQDFKFVPLNQTQELTGETLMTFYENDRHLGRYLHIIRDAPVYPLILDSNRVICSLPPIINGDHSKITLNTTNVFIEITATDITKLDIVTDMMVTMFSEYCAEPFTVEPVKIISDHNNQTRVTPHLRPRVTHAEVDYLNSCTGLNESRESLCKLLAKMAYVARPSDKDPNLLEVAIPPTRADVLHQADIMEDVAVCYGFNRLPRSSPNNSATVAAPLPINKLSDIVRIEAAMAGWSEVMPLTLCSYDENFGWLNRKDDGKTVVKLANPKTLEYQVVRTSLLPGLIKTIRENKSHSLPIKIFEAADVVFKDEKSERRARNERHFAAAWCGKSSGFEVVHGLLDRLMLMLRTNFVAGTDGGASVKPDGYWIEELNEDTFFHGHAAAVYLRLGGKEQRIGEFGILHPTVLEKFDLRFPVSTLEINLEVFL; encoded by the exons ATGCCGACCATTTCCGTCGACAAGTACAAGCTCTACGAGGCTCTCGGCCGCAA ATTCACCACGGCCGAGTTTGAGGACCTCTGCTTCGAATTCGGCATCGAGCTCGACGAAGACACCGAAGACGAGGAACGGCCCATTGTCAATGGCGAGCAGGAACCCCCCCAGCTCAAGATTGAGATTCCCGCCAACCGCTATGACATGCTCTGCTTCGAGGGCATTgccctcaacctcaacatcTTCCTCGGCCGCACCAAGCCTCCCAACTACAGAGTGGTAGAGCCCAAGGATGGCATCCTCCAGACCATCACCGTCTCTCCTGAGACATCCAAGGTCCGGCCCTACGTGTCCGGTGCCATCCTGCGCAACATCAAGTTCACCAAGGACCGATACGAGTCCTTCATCGCCCTCCAGGACAAGCTGCACCAGAACCTCGCCCGCCAGCGAACACTGGTGTCCATTGGAACCCACGACctcgacaccatcaaggGCCCCTTCACATACGAGGCCCTGCCGCCCCAGGACTTCAAGTTTGTCCCTCTCAACCAGACGCAGGAGCTGACTGGCGAGACGCTCATGACCTTTTACGAAAACGACCGACACCTGGGCCGCTACCTGCACATCATCCGCGATGCCCCCGTATACCCCCTGATTCTCGATTCCAACCGAGTCATCTGCTCGCTGCCccccatcatcaacggcgaCCACTCCAAGATCaccctcaacaccaccaacgTCTTCATCGAGATCACTGCCAccgacatcaccaagctgGACATTGTCACCGACATGATGGTGACCATGTTCTCCGAGTACTGCGCCGAGCCCTTCACTGTTGAGCCCGTCAAGATCATCTCGGACCACAACAACCAGACCCGCGTCACCCCCCATCTCCGCCCCCGCGTCACTCACGCCGAGGTCGACTACCTCAACAGCTGCACCGGCCTCAACGAGTCCCGTGAGAGCCTCTGCAAGCTCCTCGCCAAGATGGCCTACGTCGCCCGCCCATCAGACAAGGACCCCAACCTGTTGGAGGTGGCCATCCCCCCCACCCGTGCCGATGTCCTGCACCAGGCCGACATAATGGAGGACGTGGCTGTCTGCTACGGCTTCAACAGGCTTCCTCGCAGCTCTCCCAACAACAGCGCCACCGTGGCCGCCCCTCTGCCCATCAACAAGCTGAGCGACATTGTGCGCATCGAggccgccatggccggctGGAGCGAGGTCATGCCCTTGACGCTGTGCAGCTATGACGAGAACTTTGGCTGGCTCAACCGCAAGGATGACGGCAAGACGGTAGTTAAGCTCGCCAACCCCAAGACGCTGGAGTACCAGGTCGTGCGGACGTCCCTGCTGCCCGGCTTGATCAAGACGATCCGCGAGAACAAGAGCCACAGCTTGCCCATCAAGATCTTCGAGGCCGCCGATGTTGTCTTCAAGGACGAGAAGTCGGAGCGCAGAGCTCGCAATGAGCGCCACTTTGCCGCCGCCTGGTGTGGCAAGTCGAGTGGTTTCGAGGTCGTGCACGGCCTGCTGGATCgtctcatgctcatgctgcGCACCAACTTTGTTGCCGGCACAGACGGCGGTGCCTCTGTCAAGCCCGACGGCTACTGGATCGAAGAGCTCAACGAGGACACCTTCTTCCACGGCCACGCTGCCGCCGTCTATCTCAGACTGGGCGGCAAGGAGCAGCGCATCGGCGAGTTTGGCATTCTGCACCCCACTGTGCTAGAAAAGTTTGATCTAAG ATTCCCCGTCAGTACTTTGGAGATTAACCTAGAGGTTTTCCTATAA
- a CDS encoding HEAT repeats domain-containing protein, with protein MAEAPNANDELYPIAVLIDELKHDDVLLRLNAIHRLSTIALALGAERTRDELIPFLDESVEDEDEVLVALSEELGNFIEYVGGPSWGHVLLSPLENLAAIEEPVVRDKAVESLNKICEELSPQQVEEFFIPLTIRLAKADWFTSKVSGCGLFTAPYKKVSPPVQEQLRQQFGLLVHDETPMVRRQAASNLAKFVKEMPPAIVIEEMIPLFQHLVSDDQDSVRLLTVEILIAIAEGVPKEQQASHGVLLTSLRNLIEDKSWRVRYMIADRFEKIAKAVDEEVVSRDLVPAFVKLLKDNEAEVRTAIAGQIPGFCGLVDRQTLLNDIMSSVEDLVSDTSQHVRAALGTQISGLAPILGKQETIDHLLPMFLQMLKDEFPEVRLHIISKLELVNQVIGIDPLSVSLLPAIVNLAEDKQWRVRLAIIEYIPLLASQLGVKFFDEKLSNLCMGWLGDTVFSIREAATHNLRKLTEVFGVEWASEAIIPKVMTMGNHPNYLYRMTTCFAISTLASVVSIDVISKSILPMLDKMTEDDIPNIRFNVAKTYSVLINALQRLPEQGTLYTIEQQGAGAAPTTPSPRGQELIQQRIVPNLTKLQKDDDVDVRYYATQAVAEASGTGASGGGEPMNTSP; from the exons ATGGCTGAAGCGCCAAACGCAAACGACGAGCTCTACCCCATCGCCGTGCTCATCGACGAGCTCAAG CACGACGATGTTTTGCTCCGACTCAACGCGATTCACCGGCTCTCCACAATTGCTCTTGCCCTCGGCGCAGAGCGAACAAGAGATGAACTGATTCCCTTCCTCGACG AGTCTGtcgaggacgaagacgaggtcTTGGTCGCCCTGAGCGAGGAGCTTGGCAACTTCATCGAATACGTCGGAGGCCCTTCGTGGGGTCACGTCTTGCTCTCTCCCCTCGAGAACCTCGCCGCCATTGAGGAGCCCGTCGTCCGAGACAAG GCCGTCGAATCTCTCAACAAGATCTGCGAGGAGCTCTCACCGCAACAGGTGGAGGAGTTCTTCATCCCTCTCACAATCCGACTCGCCAAGGCAGACTGGTTTACGTCCAAGGTGTCTGGCTGCGGTCTCTTTACAGCTCCCTACAAGAAGGTGTCTCCCCCCGTCCAGGAGCAGCTTCGCCAGCAGTTTGGCCTTTTGGTCCACGATGAGACTCCCATGGTCCGCCGCCAAGCCGCGTCCAACCtggccaagtttgtcaaGGAGATGCCCCCCGCTATTGTCATTGAAGAGATGATTCCCCTCTTCCAGCACCTCGTTTCAGACGACCAGGACAGTGTTCGATTACTCACTGTTGAGattctcatcgccattgccGAGGGCGTGCCCAAGGAACAGCAGGCTAGCCATGGTGTCCTATTGACCTCTCTGCGAAACCTGATTGAAGATAAGAGCTGGAGAGTCAGGTACATGATTGCCGATAGGTTCGAAAAG ATTGCCAAGGCCGTAGACGAGGAAGTCGTTTCTAGAGATTTGGTGCCCGCATTCGTCAAGCTTCTTAAGGATAACGAGGCTGAAGTCCGGACAGCAATTGCTGGTCAGATCCCCGGCTTCTGTGGCCTGGTGGACCGCCAGACACTTCTCAACGACATCATGAGCAGCGTCGAGGATCTCGTCTCAGACACATCCCAGCACGTGCGTGCCGCTCTCGGAACCCAGATCAGCGGCCTCGCCCCTATACTGGGCAAGCAAGA GACGATTGACCATCTTCTACCCATGTTTCTTCAGATGCTCAAGGATGAGTTTCCCGAAGTTAGGCTGCATatcatctccaagctggagctggtgaaCCAAG TCATTGGCATCGACCCCTTGTCCGTCTCGCTGCTGCCCGCCATTGTCAACCTGGCTGAGGACAAGCAGTGGCGTGTACGCCTTGCTATCATCGAGTACATCCCTCTGTTGGCTAGCCAGCTGGGCGTCAAGTTCTTCGACGAGAAGCTCAGCAACCTGTGCATGGGATGGCTCGGCGACACTGTCTTCTCCATTCGTGAGGCTGCTACGCACAACCTGCGAAAGCTGACAGAGGTCTTTGGCGTGGAGTGGGCAAGCGAGGCCATCATTCCTAAGGTCATGACAATGGGCAACCACCCCAACTACCTGTACCGGATGACCACTTGTTTTGCCATCTCG ACGCTGGCCTCTGTAGTTAGCATAGATGTCATCTCCAAGTCGATTCTCCCCATGCTCGACAAGATGACCGAAGACGACATTCCCAACATCCGATTCAACGTGGCAAAGACGTACTCGGTCCTCATCAACGCCCTGCAGCGCCTGCCGGAACAGGGCACCCTCTACACAATCGAGCAACAGGGAGCCGGGGCTGCACCGACAACGCCTTCGCCTCGGGGCCAGGAGCTGATTCAGCAGCGCATCGTCCCGAACCTAACCAAGCTGCAgaaggatgacgatgtggaTGTCCGTTACTACGCGACACAGGCGGTCGCCGAGGCTTCAGGAACCGGAGCGTCAGGAGGCGGAGAGCCCATGAATACTTCACCATAG